A part of Miscanthus floridulus cultivar M001 chromosome 6, ASM1932011v1, whole genome shotgun sequence genomic DNA contains:
- the LOC136460489 gene encoding inorganic pyrophosphatase TTM2-like, translating to MDQHDSMADSPRRRHNLLRDKVQLVKRKDSDRYEIVRFHDPLSFEKGFFVVIRACQLLAQHNDGLIFVGVAGPSGAGKTVFTEKVVNFMPDVAVISMDNYNDATRIVDGNFDDPRLTDYDTLLENIHGLKEGRSVQVPIYDFKSSCRIGYRTVDVPSSRIVIIEGIYALSEKLRPVIDLRVSVTGGVHFDLVKRVLRDIQRAGQEPEEIIHQISETVYPMYKAFIEPDLETAHIKIVNKFNPFSGFQNPMYILKSTRSLAPEKIKSVLGDGHTESNEETYDIYLLPPGEDPEACQSYLRMRNREGKYNLMFEEWVTDNSFIISPRITFEVGVRLLGGLMALGYTIAAILKRSSRVFSDGKATVKIDWLEQLNRHYIQVQGRDRVYVKFVADQLGLDGSYIPRTYIEQIQLEKLINDVMALPEDLKTKLSIDDELVSSPKEAFSRVSADRRNKLMKSGLSQSYSTHRDKSVVKLSKLIDRRFGGGQDLEPPAIDQGAITQLSEQISTLNERMDEFTSRVEELNSKFSLKKHLPSQQNLTLPNDACSGSTPTNLFVSQLGNGTLIPHSSSSNQLSKDSPMIEEGLGPAMLGHQRRLIYFILALS from the exons ATGGATCAACATGATTCCATGGCTGACTCACCAAGGAGGCGTCATAACCTTCTGCGTGACAAGGTCCAGCTGGTGAAAAGGAAGGACTCAGATCGCTATGAGATTGTCCGCTTCCATGATCCATTGTCTTTTGAGAAAGGCTTCTTTGTTGTGATCCGTGCCTGCCAGCTTTTGGCGCAGCACAATGACGGATTAATATTTGTTGGTGTTGCTGGCCCCTCTGGTGCTGGGAAGACGGTGTTTACTGAGAAGGTGGTCAATTTCATGCCCGATGTTGCTGTTATATCAATGGACAACTATAATGACGCAACTCGCATAGTCGATGGCAATTTTGATG ATCCACGTCTAACAGACTATGACACACTGCTGGAAAATATTCATGGTCTGAAGGAAGGACGATCGGTTCAAGTTCCAATATATGATTTCAAGTCGAGCTGCCGGATTGGTTATAG AACAGTTGATGTCCCTAGCTCCCGAATTGTTATCATTGAAGGTATTTATGCACTGAGTGAGAAGTTACGGCCTGTGATAGACTTGCGTGTTTCTGTCACTGGTGGTGTTCATTTTGACCTAGTGAAGAGGGTTTTAAGGGATATACAACGAGCTGGCCAGGAGCCTGAAGAAATAATTCATCAGATCTCTGAAACG GTTTATCCAATGTACAAGGCTTTCATCGAACCAGATTTGGAGACCGCACATATTAAAATCGTCAACAAGTTCAACCCATTCTCAGGGTTCCAAAATCCTATGTACATTCTAAAG TCAACAAGATCTCTAGCACCTGAGAAAATCAAGTCCGTACTTGGTGATGGTCATACGGAAAGCAACGAAGAAACTTATGATATATATCTACTTCCACCTGGTGAAGACCCAGAAGCATGCCAATCTTATTTGAGAATGCGGAATAGGGAAGGGAAATATAATCTAATGTTTGAG GAATGGGTGACCGACAATTCATTTATCATATCACCAAGGATCACTTTTGAAGTCGGTGTACGTCTTCTTGGTGGTTTGATGGCATTGGGATATACTATAGCAGCTATACTGAAGAGAAGCAGTCGTGTTTTTTCTGATGGCAAGGCAACTGTTAAAATTGATTGGCTGGAACAACTCAACCGACACTATATACAA GTGCAAGGAAGAGATCGGGTTTATGTTAAATTTGTAGCGGATCAGTTAGGTTTGGATGGTTCTTATATACCACGCACATATATTGAACAAATTCAGCTGGAGAAATTGATTAATGATGTTATG GCATTACCAGAAGATTTGAAGACAAAGCTCAGCATTGATGATGAGCTTGTCTCAAGTCCAAAGGAAGCCTTTTCCCGTGTTTCTGCTGATCGGAGAAACAAACTTATGAAAAG TGGCCTATCTCAATCATATTCAACGCATAGAGACAAAAGTGTTGTGAAATTGAGTAAACTGATAGACAGGAGGTTTGGTGGAGGGCAAGACCTTGAACCTCCTGCTATCGACCAG GGTGCTATCACCCAGCTTTCAGAACAGATATCAACATTGAATGAAAGGATGGATGAATTTACCTCTCGAGTTGAAGAACTCAATTCAAAATTTTCATTGAAGAAACATTTGCCCAGTCAGCAGAACTTAACTCTTCCAAATGATGCTTGTAGTGGTTCCACACCTACAAATCTCTTTGTCTCTCAGTTAGGCAATGGTACTCTGATACCTCATTCTTCATCGTCAAACCAACTTTCAAAGGATTCCCCGATGATAGAAGAG ggcttgggacctgctatgctgggacaccaaaggcgccttATTTATTTTATTCTTGCACTAAGTTAA